Proteins co-encoded in one Apteryx mantelli isolate bAptMan1 chromosome 4, bAptMan1.hap1, whole genome shotgun sequence genomic window:
- the PTPMT1 gene encoding phosphatidylglycerophosphatase and protein-tyrosine phosphatase 1 isoform X3 — MGAAAALRGGAARLLFYPTLLYTAVRARLPGSHRPWFHRIDGAVLLGALPLRGRSRRLVAEEKVRAVLTLNEEYETRFLCCSAQEWEAMGVQQLRLSTVDLTGVPTLQNLHKGVEFILKHRECGNSVYVHCKAGRSRSATMVAAYLIQTFSLFTRSGEHL; from the exons atgggggcggcggcggcgctgcgcggcggcgcggcgcggctgctcTTCTACCCGACGCTGCTGTACACGGCGGTGCGGGCGCGGCTGCCCGGCTCCCACCGGCCCTGGTTCCACCGCATTGACGGCGCCGTGCTGCTGGGGGCGCTGCCGCTGCGGGGGCGCAGCCGCAGG CTGGTGGCGGAGGAGAAGGTGCGCGCCGTGCTCACCCTCAACGAGGAGTACGAGACCCGCTTCCTCTGCTGCTCCGCTCAG GAATGGGAGGCAATGGGAGTACAGCAACTGCGTCTCAGCACCGTGGATCTAACTGGAGTTCCCACCTTGCAAAACCTCCACAAGGGTGTTGAATTCATACTGAAACACCGAGAATGTGGTAACAGTGTTTATGTGCACTGCAAGGCAGGACGCTCCCGCAGTGCCACCATGGTGGCAGCATATTTAATTCAA acTTTTTCCCTATTTACCCGAAGTGGTGAGCACCTCTAA
- the PTPMT1 gene encoding phosphatidylglycerophosphatase and protein-tyrosine phosphatase 1 isoform X2 yields the protein MGAAAALRGGAARLLFYPTLLYTAVRARLPGSHRPWFHRIDGAVLLGALPLRGRSRRLVAEEKVRAVLTLNEEYETRFLCCSAQEWEAMGVQQLRLSTVDLTGVPTLQNLHKGVEFILKHRECGNSVYVHCKAGRSRSATMVAAYLIQIQLCKLALKTKSHRGSFCWSS from the exons atgggggcggcggcggcgctgcgcggcggcgcggcgcggctgctcTTCTACCCGACGCTGCTGTACACGGCGGTGCGGGCGCGGCTGCCCGGCTCCCACCGGCCCTGGTTCCACCGCATTGACGGCGCCGTGCTGCTGGGGGCGCTGCCGCTGCGGGGGCGCAGCCGCAGG CTGGTGGCGGAGGAGAAGGTGCGCGCCGTGCTCACCCTCAACGAGGAGTACGAGACCCGCTTCCTCTGCTGCTCCGCTCAG GAATGGGAGGCAATGGGAGTACAGCAACTGCGTCTCAGCACCGTGGATCTAACTGGAGTTCCCACCTTGCAAAACCTCCACAAGGGTGTTGAATTCATACTGAAACACCGAGAATGTGGTAACAGTGTTTATGTGCACTGCAAGGCAGGACGCTCCCGCAGTGCCACCATGGTGGCAGCATATTTAATTCAA ATCCAACTGTGTAAGCTAGCTCTGAAAACAAAATCCCACCGTGGATCCTTCTGTTGGAGTTCTTAA
- the KBTBD4 gene encoding kelch repeat and BTB domain-containing protein 4 isoform X1 — protein MKGGAADCWRSDLCSTMDSSEETGGSSTEENYFVNYTFTDRSHSGRVAQGIMKLCLEDELFADVTISVEGKEFQLHRLVLSAQSCFFRSMFTSNLKEAHNRVIELQDVSESVFQLLVDYIYHGTVKLRAEELQETYEVADMYQLTALFEECSRFLARTVQVRNCLQVMWLADQHSDMELYTAAKHCAKSHLSQLQDTEEFLHLPLRLLTDILTDGVPCSQNPTVAIETWINFNKEERAGFSETLRSSLKVIGENVHIYLIGKESSRTHSLAVSLHCADDDSISVSGQNSLCHQITAACKHGSDLYVVGGSIPRRMWKCNNATIDWEWCAPLPRDRLQHTLVSVPSKDAIYSLGGKTLQDTLSNAVIYYRVRDNVWTETSQLEVAVSGAAGVNLNGVIYLLGGEENDLDFFTKPSRLIQCYDTNTEKCHVKPYVLPFAGRMHAAVHKDVVFIVAEGDSLLCYNPLLDSFTRLCLPDAWSSVPSLWKIASCNGSIYVFRDRYKKGDANTFKLNPATSVVTVTSGIKVLLTNLQFVLA, from the exons ATTGCTGGAGGTCTGATCTGTGCAGCACCATGGACTCATCAGAAGAGACTGGAGGCTCATCCACAGAAGAGAACTACTTTGTGAACTACACCTTCACTGATCGCTCCCACTCAGGCCGTGTAGCTCAGGGCATTATGAAATTGTGCTTGGAGGATGAGCTGTTTGCTGATGTTACAATATCAGTGGAAGGCAAAGAATTCCAGCTGCACCGTTTGGTCCTCTCGGCTCAGAGCTGCTTCTTTCGTTCCATGTTCACTTCCAACTTAAAGGAGGCCCACAACCGGGTGATTGAGCTGCAGGATGTTAGCGAGAGtgtctttcagctccttgtgGACTACATTTACCATGGGACTGTAAAGCTGAGGGCAGAGGAGCTGCAGGAAACCTATGAAGTGGCAGACATGTACCAGTTGACTGCCCTTTTTGAAGAATGCTCCCGTTTTCTGGCCCGAACGGTGCAGGTTAGGAACTGTCTGCAGGTCATGTGGTTGGCAGATCAACACAGTGACATGGAGCTCTACACAGCTGCCAAACACTGTGCCAAGTCACATTTGTCTCAGCTTCAAGACACAGAGGAGTTTCTACACCTACCTCTCCGCCTATTGACAGATATCCTTACAG ATGGCGTCCCATGTTCTCAGAATCCAACGGTTGCCATAGAAACCTGGATCAACTTCAACAAGGAAGAGCGAGCAGGCTTTTCGGAGACGCTGCGGTCGAGTCTGAAG GTGATTGGAGAAAATGTTCACATCTACCTGATTGGGAAGGAGTCATCGCGTACGCATTCGCTAGCTGTCTCTCTGCATTGTGCCGATGATGACTCCATAAGTGTGAGTGGCCAGAACAGCCTGTGTCACCAGATCACTGCAGCCTGCAAGCATGGTAGCGACCTATACGTTGTCGGTGGCTCCATTCCACGACGCATGTGGAAATGCAACAACGCAACTATAGACTGGGAATGGTGTGCCCCTCTGCCCCGTGACCGGCTCCAACATACCCTTGTCTCCGTGCCAAGCAAGGATGCTATATATTCACTGGGGGGGAAAACTCTGCAGGACACTCTCTCTAATGCTGTCATATATTACAGAGTACGAGACAATGTATGGACAGAGACCAGCCAGTTGGAAGTGGCCGTATCTGGGGCTGCAGGTGTAAACCTTAACGGTGTCATTTACctgctgggaggggaagagaacgACTTGGACTTCTTCACCAAGCCCTCTCGGCTTATTCAGTGTTATGATACCAACACAGAGAAATGCCACGTGAAGCCATACGTACTGCCTTTTGCGGGCCGCATGCATGCTGCTGTACACAAAGATGTGGTGTTCATTGTAGCTGAGGGGGATTCACTGCTATGCTACAATCCCTTACTGGATAGCTTCACCCGACTATGCTTGCCAGATGCCTGGAGCTCAGTACCATCCCTCTGGAAAATCGCCAGCTGCAATGGCAGCATCTATGTCTTTCGAGACCGCTATAAAAAGGGTGATGCAAATACTTTTAAACTTAACCCAGCCACCTCTGTTGTAACAGTCACAAGTGGCATCAAAGTGCTGCTCACTAACCTGCAGTTTGTCCTGGCCTAG
- the PTPMT1 gene encoding phosphatidylglycerophosphatase and protein-tyrosine phosphatase 1 isoform X1 → MGAAAALRGGAARLLFYPTLLYTAVRARLPGSHRPWFHRIDGAVLLGALPLRGRSRRLVAEEKVRAVLTLNEEYETRFLCCSAQEWEAMGVQQLRLSTVDLTGVPTLQNLHKGVEFILKHRECGNSVYVHCKAGRSRSATMVAAYLIQLHHWSPQEAIEAIAKIRPHILIRHKQVKVLEAFHRNIIAGTIEKCQ, encoded by the exons atgggggcggcggcggcgctgcgcggcggcgcggcgcggctgctcTTCTACCCGACGCTGCTGTACACGGCGGTGCGGGCGCGGCTGCCCGGCTCCCACCGGCCCTGGTTCCACCGCATTGACGGCGCCGTGCTGCTGGGGGCGCTGCCGCTGCGGGGGCGCAGCCGCAGG CTGGTGGCGGAGGAGAAGGTGCGCGCCGTGCTCACCCTCAACGAGGAGTACGAGACCCGCTTCCTCTGCTGCTCCGCTCAG GAATGGGAGGCAATGGGAGTACAGCAACTGCGTCTCAGCACCGTGGATCTAACTGGAGTTCCCACCTTGCAAAACCTCCACAAGGGTGTTGAATTCATACTGAAACACCGAGAATGTGGTAACAGTGTTTATGTGCACTGCAAGGCAGGACGCTCCCGCAGTGCCACCATGGTGGCAGCATATTTAATTCAA CTGCATCACTGGAGCCCTCAGGAAGCCATAGAGGCTATTGCCAAGATCCGTCCCCACATCCTCATTCGGCACAAACAGGTCAAGGTCCTGGAGGCGTTTCACAGGAACATCATTGCTGGGACAATTGAAAAGTGTCAGTAA
- the KBTBD4 gene encoding kelch repeat and BTB domain-containing protein 4 isoform X2: MDSSEETGGSSTEENYFVNYTFTDRSHSGRVAQGIMKLCLEDELFADVTISVEGKEFQLHRLVLSAQSCFFRSMFTSNLKEAHNRVIELQDVSESVFQLLVDYIYHGTVKLRAEELQETYEVADMYQLTALFEECSRFLARTVQVRNCLQVMWLADQHSDMELYTAAKHCAKSHLSQLQDTEEFLHLPLRLLTDILTDGVPCSQNPTVAIETWINFNKEERAGFSETLRSSLKVIGENVHIYLIGKESSRTHSLAVSLHCADDDSISVSGQNSLCHQITAACKHGSDLYVVGGSIPRRMWKCNNATIDWEWCAPLPRDRLQHTLVSVPSKDAIYSLGGKTLQDTLSNAVIYYRVRDNVWTETSQLEVAVSGAAGVNLNGVIYLLGGEENDLDFFTKPSRLIQCYDTNTEKCHVKPYVLPFAGRMHAAVHKDVVFIVAEGDSLLCYNPLLDSFTRLCLPDAWSSVPSLWKIASCNGSIYVFRDRYKKGDANTFKLNPATSVVTVTSGIKVLLTNLQFVLA, translated from the exons ATGGACTCATCAGAAGAGACTGGAGGCTCATCCACAGAAGAGAACTACTTTGTGAACTACACCTTCACTGATCGCTCCCACTCAGGCCGTGTAGCTCAGGGCATTATGAAATTGTGCTTGGAGGATGAGCTGTTTGCTGATGTTACAATATCAGTGGAAGGCAAAGAATTCCAGCTGCACCGTTTGGTCCTCTCGGCTCAGAGCTGCTTCTTTCGTTCCATGTTCACTTCCAACTTAAAGGAGGCCCACAACCGGGTGATTGAGCTGCAGGATGTTAGCGAGAGtgtctttcagctccttgtgGACTACATTTACCATGGGACTGTAAAGCTGAGGGCAGAGGAGCTGCAGGAAACCTATGAAGTGGCAGACATGTACCAGTTGACTGCCCTTTTTGAAGAATGCTCCCGTTTTCTGGCCCGAACGGTGCAGGTTAGGAACTGTCTGCAGGTCATGTGGTTGGCAGATCAACACAGTGACATGGAGCTCTACACAGCTGCCAAACACTGTGCCAAGTCACATTTGTCTCAGCTTCAAGACACAGAGGAGTTTCTACACCTACCTCTCCGCCTATTGACAGATATCCTTACAG ATGGCGTCCCATGTTCTCAGAATCCAACGGTTGCCATAGAAACCTGGATCAACTTCAACAAGGAAGAGCGAGCAGGCTTTTCGGAGACGCTGCGGTCGAGTCTGAAG GTGATTGGAGAAAATGTTCACATCTACCTGATTGGGAAGGAGTCATCGCGTACGCATTCGCTAGCTGTCTCTCTGCATTGTGCCGATGATGACTCCATAAGTGTGAGTGGCCAGAACAGCCTGTGTCACCAGATCACTGCAGCCTGCAAGCATGGTAGCGACCTATACGTTGTCGGTGGCTCCATTCCACGACGCATGTGGAAATGCAACAACGCAACTATAGACTGGGAATGGTGTGCCCCTCTGCCCCGTGACCGGCTCCAACATACCCTTGTCTCCGTGCCAAGCAAGGATGCTATATATTCACTGGGGGGGAAAACTCTGCAGGACACTCTCTCTAATGCTGTCATATATTACAGAGTACGAGACAATGTATGGACAGAGACCAGCCAGTTGGAAGTGGCCGTATCTGGGGCTGCAGGTGTAAACCTTAACGGTGTCATTTACctgctgggaggggaagagaacgACTTGGACTTCTTCACCAAGCCCTCTCGGCTTATTCAGTGTTATGATACCAACACAGAGAAATGCCACGTGAAGCCATACGTACTGCCTTTTGCGGGCCGCATGCATGCTGCTGTACACAAAGATGTGGTGTTCATTGTAGCTGAGGGGGATTCACTGCTATGCTACAATCCCTTACTGGATAGCTTCACCCGACTATGCTTGCCAGATGCCTGGAGCTCAGTACCATCCCTCTGGAAAATCGCCAGCTGCAATGGCAGCATCTATGTCTTTCGAGACCGCTATAAAAAGGGTGATGCAAATACTTTTAAACTTAACCCAGCCACCTCTGTTGTAACAGTCACAAGTGGCATCAAAGTGCTGCTCACTAACCTGCAGTTTGTCCTGGCCTAG